A genomic window from Prunus persica cultivar Lovell chromosome G2, Prunus_persica_NCBIv2, whole genome shotgun sequence includes:
- the LOC18786549 gene encoding metalloendoproteinase 5-MMP, giving the protein MAKRPPSYLYIFPLTPLMTKSYTETKTLPLPTRYTLVDMLQSSSINRGKGARTNTTKPSFISLASYQMPAMASKTISVCVAFFLIFVLLSQNTHSKSTHDQHDPFKFIQHLEGCHKGQNVSGLQELKKYLTKFGYLNYDHSKHANDEEFDDILESAIKSYQKSYHLKVTGTLDTTTGKQMMMPRCGVPDVVNGTRKGSKKHNHKHKSIHGVAHYEFFFPGPRRWSKTHLTYRFSSSVNQVPGTQNVRSICAQAFQRWAQVTSFTFEEVPATSAADITIGFHRGNHGDGSAFDGPRGTFAHANPPRGGNFHYDADERWSSNPGPNEVDLESVAVHEIGHLLGLNHNPDLPDAIMYPYFNYGSIKRNLHRDDIDGIRALYGLQ; this is encoded by the coding sequence ATGGCAAAAAGACCGCCAtcgtatttatatatttttccattGACTCCATTAATGACCAAGTCCTATACGGAAACTAAAACCCTGCCCCTACCAACAAGGTACACACTTGTTGATATGCTGCAATCttcatctataaatagaggcAAGGGAGCCAGGACCAACACAACAAAGCCTTCTTTCATCTCTCTAGCTAGCTACCAAATGCCTGCAATGGCCTCAAAAACCATCTCAGTTTGTGTAGCCTTTTTCCTCATCTTTGTGTTGCTCTCTCAAAACACTCATTCCAAATCTACTCATGACCAGCATGACCCCTTCAAGTTCATCCAACACCTGGAGGGATGCCACAAGGGTCAAAATGTGAGCGGGCTGCAAGAGCTCAAAAAATACCTCACCAAATTTGGCTACCTGAATTATGATCATTCAAAGCATGCCAACGACGAGGAGTTTGATGACATTCTAGAGTCTGCCATCAAGTCATACCAGAAAAGCTATCACTTAAAAGTCACTGGAACTCTAGACACCACCACGGGGAAACAGATGATGATGCCAAGATGTGGTGTGCCGGATGTTGTCAATGGCACACGAAAGGGCAGCAAGAAACACAACCATAAGCACAAGTCTATCCATGGGGTTGCTCATTATGAGTTCTTCTTCCCCGGACCGCGAAGATGGTCCAAAACCCATCTGACGTATCGCTTTAGTTCAAGTGTGAACCAAGTCCCTGGCACACAGAATGTAAGGTCTATATGTGCACAAGCATTTCAGAGATGGGCACAAGTGACCAGTTTTACATTTGAGGAAGTCCCTGCTACTTCAGCAGCTGATAttaccattggatttcacaggGGCAACCATGGAGATGGTTCCGCATTCGATGGCCCCAGAGGGACTTTCGCGCACGCTAATCCGCCTAGAGGTGGGAATTTCCATTATGATGCAGATGAGAGATGGAGTAGCAATCCAGGACCAAATGAGGTAGACTTGGAATCTGTCGCCGTGCACGAAATAGGCCATCTGCTGGGGCTTAATCACAATCCTGACCTCCCGGACGCAATCATGTATCCCTACTTCAATTATGGGAGTATAAAACGGAATCTGCATAGGGATGACATTGATGGCATACGTGCTTTGTATGGTTTACAGTAG
- the LOC18785777 gene encoding dihydrolipoyllysine-residue acetyltransferase component 1 of pyruvate dehydrogenase complex, mitochondrial: MALSRLRHPVISRAPSLLRARLLSSSTRSLTRTFSVQNSTTLGDSTLLRPATLSMLTGVQDKLSKLKPWTCVKYYSTADPLHVVLTMPALSPTMSQGNIAKWKKKEGDKIEVGDILCEIETDKATVEFESLEEGFLAKILIPEGSKDVPVGQPIAITVEDADDIQNLPANVMGGSEVKEDIPPQQNVKKEDGVQDTSSVGINTSELPPHILIEMPALSPTMSQGNIAKWKKKEGDKIEVGDVICEIETDKATVEFECLEEGYLARILAPEGSKDIAVGQAIAVTVEDAADLEVVKNAVFSGSAVKEEKPIHQDTRDATRSEKTSVKRISPAAKLLITEHGLDTSSLKASGAHGTLLKGDVLAAIKSGLGSTIVSSKEKTAPSAQVHPKTSAPASTESRSSKQTDSFEDFPNSQIRKVIATRLLESKQNIPHLYLSSDVILDPLLSLRKDLKERHNVKVSVNDIVIKAVAVALRNVPEANAYWDAEKGEVFLCDSVDISIAVATEKGLMTPIVRNADQKTISAISSEVKELAEKARAGKLKPNEFQGGTFSISNLGMFPVDHFCAIINPPQASILAVGRGNKVVEPVIGSDGIERPAVVTKMNLTLSADHRVFDGKVGGSFLSALCSNFSEIRRLLL, from the exons atggcGCTCTCACGGCTTCGACACCCAGTGATCTCTCGCGCGCCCTCTCTCTTGAGAGCTCGCCTTCTCTCCTCATCCACCAGATCACTCACTCG AACTTTCAGTGTGCAAAATTCTACTACGCTTGGTGATAGTACTCTGTTAAG GCCTGCAACTTTGTCCATGCTCACTGGAGTTCAGGATAAACTATCAAAGCTCAAG CCTTGGACGTGTGTCAAGTATTACTCAACTGCAG ATCCTTTGCATGTTGTCCTCACGATGCCTGCGTTATCTCCTACAATG AGTCAAGGTAACATTGCAaagtggaagaagaaagaaggggaTAAG ATTGAAGTGGGTGATATACTATGTGAAATTGAAACTGACAAAGCTACCGTTGAATTTGAAAGCCTTGAAGAAGG GTTTCTAGCCAAGATACTGATACCTGAAGGGTCAAAAGATGTGCCTGTGGGACAGCCTATTGCAATAACG GTTGAGGATGCAGATGATATCCAAAATCTCCCTGCTAATGTGATGGGTGGATCCGAGGTCAAAGAGGATATACCACCACAACAGAATGTCAAAAAGGAAGATGGGGTACAAGATACAAGTTCTGTGGGCATAAACACATCAGAACTTCCTCCTCACATTCTTATTGAAATGCCAGCTTTATCCCCAACAATG AGCCAGGGAAACATTGCTAagtggaaaaagaaagaaggagatAAG ATAGAAGTGGGTGATGTGATATGTGAGATAGAGACAGACAAAGCAACCGTTGAATTTGAATGTCTTGAAGAGgg ATACTTGGCTCGGATACTGGCACCAGAAGGTTCAAAGGATATAGCTGTTGGCCAAGCAATTGCAGTAACA GTTGAGGATGCAGCTGATTTGGAAGTTGTAAAGAATGCTGTTTTCAGTGGTTCAGCtgtcaaagaagaaaaaccaaTCCATCAGGATACTAGGGATGCAACTAGATCAGAAAAAACTAGTGTTAAAAGGATCAGTCCAGCAGCAAAGTTGCTAATTACAGAACATGGATTGGATACATCATCATTGAAAGCATCAGGTGCTCATGGTACACTGCTGAAAGGGGATGTTTTAGCTGCAATCAAGTCAGGACTAGGATCTACAATAGTTTCATCTAAAGAAAAGACAGCTCCATCCGCTCAGGTGCATCCAAAGACTTCTGCCCCAGCATCAACAGAGTCAAGGTCTTCAAAGCAGACAGATTCTTTTGAAGATTTTCCCAATAGTCAAATCCGCAAG GTTATAGCTACCAGATTGCTggaatcaaaacaaaacataccTCACTTATATTTATCATCAG ATGTTATACTGGaccctcttctttctcttagaAAGGATCTTAAAG AGCGGCATAATGTTAAAGTTTCAGTGAATGACATTGTCATCAAAGCTGTAGCTGTTGCACTGAGAAATGTACCTGAAGCAAATG CTTACTGGGATGCTGAAAAAGGAGAAGTCTTTCTTTGTGATTCTGTTGATATATCGATTGCTGTGGCTACTGAAAAG GGTCTGATGACTCCAATTGTGAGGAATGCAGATCAGAAAACAATATCAGCAATCTCCTCAGAG GTCAAGGAACTAGCTGAGAAGGCACGAGCAGGAAAGCTTAAGCCCAATGAATTCCAAGGAGGAACTTTCAG TATTTCAAACTTGGGGATGTTTCCAGTGGATCATTTCTGTGCAATTATAAACCCACCTCAg GCCAGTATCCTTGCAGTTGGCAGAGGGAACAAAGTTGTTGAACCAGTAATTGGAAGTGATG GAATTGAGAGGCCGGCAGTTGTCACTAAAATGAACTTGACATTATCGGCCGATCATCGTGTTTTTGATGGCAAAGTTGGAG GTTCTTTCCTCTCAGCTTTATGTTCAAACTTCAGTGAGATCCGAAGGCTTCTTTTGTAA
- the LOC18786376 gene encoding uncharacterized protein LOC18786376: MMSIMRFGDWRGGDSWWERCGVGMVSHATSLNGPKVSFCQFCHLEATQQMLDLFDILGIANFGIAGNANNSLSIGDVTFPQHFSHTGIWDWLEGQHYSAAVLGKYYSAVASGCCQLEGI, translated from the exons ATGATGAGCATTATGAGATTTGGGGATTGGCGG GGCGGTGATTCCTGGTGGGAAAGATGTGGGGTTGGGATGGTGAGCCATGCTACTTCCCTTAATGGACCAAAAGTCAGCTTCTGTCAGTTTTGTCATTTAGAAG CAACACAGCAAATGCTGGATCTATTTGACATTCTGGGAATTGCCAATTTTGGCATTGCTGGAAATGCCAACAATTCCTTGTCTATTGGTGATGTGACCTTTCCTCAACACTTTTCTCACACTGGCATTTGGGATTGGCTG GAAGGCCAACACTATTCGGCCGCTGTTTTGGGCAAATACTACTCGGCAGTGGCTTCAGGTTGCTGCCAACTTGAAG GGATCTAA